The genomic DNA GAAAGGGAAAGCCGAGAAGACCGTATTCATGTGCAACTGATTCAATAGGACCGGTTATGAACCCAAGAGCGGATAGGAGTCTCATACTCAAGGACCGGAAGCTCTCACAGCGTCAAGGCAAAGAATCACTCCTATTGGAAGAAGAGCGTTTACGATCAGAGCTAGAAGAGTGGGAGAGAATGAAATAGCGCAGCTACTTCTTGTGCGTGGCTATCTTCTCCTATTGATTAACGTCCTTCAAAGAGCGTATTCTATTCCTTCTGTCCGTGGGTGTGGGACTAGTGCAATCATTCCCTTCCTCACAGCTCCTTCTTCTTCTTCATCACCAGGAGTTGATTCAATTGCTAAGAAGGCATTTCCTCCAAGAGTTTCTTCTTTCACAACAACCATGGCATGAGATGCTTATTATAGGAATCATCTTTTTCACTCACCATCGACAGGAAAGGACAGTGTGGCATACTATTATATACGATGAATGTGCAGCTAGGAGAGCAGCTACTTCTGAACTTTCTAACTTCAGCTAGCTGACTGGTTTACTACTGGATTGAATGGAATGAGACCTTGGACAGCTATCCTTGGCATGCGTGCTACTGGCCCGCCTACTGAACTCCTACTGTCCTGCTACCAAGCATTCTCTCTTTACTCGCCTAAGGGTGCACTAAGAAAGATTGCTACAACGACAAAAGGAAAGAGTATATACACCCATAAATCGTAGACCGGAACTGCCCTCGCCTACCTGCACTGACTTCCTTGCCTTACGAAAAGCATTTCAAAAGTTGCATTTTCCCGCATCAAAAGACAGATATTAGTTCTAAAAAATCCCCGATTGGATAAGGCAGAGCGAGGGGAAGAGCATGAAACCATTCTATCACAGACAGGAGCCCGAGCATGTAAGCGCTATGGACAGCTAGCCTTGCACAAGAGACAGGAAAGAGGCTGACTAGGACCGATGGGAGGGAACTGGCTTGCTACCGTTTGACTGACTTGCTTTCCTCCCTGATTGGCTTTCTTGCCTGGAATGACTTCCCGAAGGAAAGGACTTAGCGCTTGAAACTCCTAGCTCAACTAGCGCTTCGCGCCTTGGCAGGGTAGAAGGACTAATTCAGTCTATTGGGCCCTAGAGGAGCTATAGACTGACGTTAGTCAGTTTCCCCGCTACTCCTTTGTCTTGGAGGAAGGGAAGATAATGACATTGAAACAACAGCGTATTCTTGGCAAGATCCGATCGGAAATAGCCATAGAAGAATTATAGGAAGGATATCTCTTATCAATATTCAAATCGTCTCTTTTTCACAATCGCCGATCGAAAGAGTGCAACCATGGCAAGCAAGACGCGAATAGAGCTGTCTTTCACAACAGGAGAGAATACTTCATTGAAGTCCACACCCTCTCTCTGACTATAGCCCTTTGCAACCAAGCGTGCGAGGAACGGAGTGAAAGGCTACGCTCCTGAAGGCCTTTGAAACTCTCTCAAATAGGGTTCTAGCAGAGACCGCTGAAACTCGTGTTTTAATGCCCGCCTACTGCTGCATGTAGTAAGGACTTTGCCGGGTGTAATGGATGGAATACATTGATAGAGGCATATGAATATGTTATCCCAATAGTCACGATATTCATCGCCTCTGTTAGGAATAGCAGGCAATCTCAGATTAGGATAAGGATTCGCAGGCGAGACAGATATTGAATTAACAGAGGAAGGAAGAAGTAAGGCAAGGTTTTTTTATCCCTAATGATCTATCTCGCTTGGCTAATATCTTTGTTTGCTATTCCTTTCAGATCATAGTGAAAGATTGAGTTAAAGCCCATGCATGACCAATATCAATGGGTTGGGATCTCTTCTTGGAAGAAAGACGAAGCGGAGATCTTTCTATTCATGAAAGAATGAAAAATATAAGAATTCGAGTGACTCACAGGGGAAAATCCAGATTGTTCCAAACGGGTTCTCAAGCAAGACAATCCCCAGGTAGTGGACTTAACTAACATCACTGCCAGACTCAATCCATAGAATCAGTTTCGTCTCCAAGAAAGTCTTCCTTCATTGCTGCCCTTACCCGCCCGTTAACTAAAACAAATCTTTAGTAATGAGTTCTCTGTTTCCTACTACAGGAGATCGGGAATAGTTTCCGAGACAGATCCTGCCTAAGAAATAGGACCGTGCTTTGCTGAAATTTTTTTGCTCTAAGAATTTAGTTCGTCATCATTGGAGGTCTGCAAGCCACCGGAGTGATCATTGTAGGCCTTAACCGAAGTCATATTAAAGAATTCAAGCAAGACTTGAACTTCGGTTAATCTTTTTTCAAGCATTGGGAAGCACAGAAGGAAGAATTCTCGGTTGATATCTCAGCTGAAAGTCTTGATCTAAGAGAAGGGGGTTTTCAAAATGAAGCTCATTCAAAGACTTGGTCGTCGTCGTTTAAAAGAAGAAAAGAAGCCCGTTTTCTACCTAGATCCAGAAAGGGAGAAGCTGAAGAGGAGATTAAACCAAGAAAAGGCTTCTCCGGAAGAATTCGAGAAAGTATAAGGGGAGCAGAAAAGGAAGAGATATCCAATTTGATATCTTCTGATATATTGAGGATGCTGCAGCAGTTTGGTTTCACCTCTAGATAGTGTGAGTGGATCAGGGCTTGTGTATCCACGATTTCATACTCAATCTTATCTACTTGCCCCCCCTAAGGTTACTTTCAGGGGACTAGAGAGACTAGACAAGGGGATTCTCTTTCTCCATACCGATGAATCTTGATGGCGGACTCCCTTGGTAGGCTTATTGATTAGGGGGCTGCTTCGGGACTTGACTCCTGTTTCCATCTCTCACAATCCATCCCTGCCACGTCATTTTGGGCTGCCATTATTCACAGGGCGGTGCTCTAAAGCTCTTTGGGAGCTGGTGTTGAAGTGTACTAGGCAAAGGTTAGCCTGGGTCCATTTGTTCTCATTTGCAGGTCAGATCTAACTACTGAGATCCTGTCTCCATAGCCTTCAAATTGACTTCCTTTCGCTGTTTTGGATTCCCCTTGGTTGTTGGAAGCTATTCAAAGATATTTTCTTATGGAGTGGCCAAGCCAATTGGATCTTGCATGCACTTAATGCGGTGGGAAGCAGTTTTCCGGTCATTAGATTTCATTCCGTTCCGTCAGGTGCGCGTGCCTTTAAGAGAATATGTGAGTCTTGTGTGCGATAGGATGTCCTGTGCCTGAGACGCACAAGGTATACTGGTTTCTGAAAGGCCTAGGCCCAAACTAACAGACTTTCGTCATCATCATCATGGCAAAACATCCGATACCCTATCTCAAGGAGATTCTTCCCCAATTTCCGAGTCACAAACTCCTTCTTCAGTCCTACTCTCCTCGTTCTCTTGAGATAGCATGCCAAGCGAAAAGGATCCTCAGGCAAGAATAATTGAGGGCAAGTCCAACAACACAAATTGATCCCAATGACAACCCATTATCAGCCAAATGGGTCTCAGGGAACTGCAAACAACAATCCCGGAGGCCAGAACTTCGGCCAGAACGTGCAAGACACTGTACGTCCTCAGCAGGGTGTATTGGGTGGGACCACGTTTATCACCAAGCAAGGGCTATTCTGTTATAGAGTAATGCCCTTCGGGCTCAAGAATGCAGGTGCCACATACTTACTAGATAGGGGGCTGGTGAACAAGATGTTTCACGACATGATCGGCACGACAATGGAAGGTATATATCGACGACATGTTAGTAAAAAGCCGCAAGCGAGAGCAGCATTTGGATTATTTGGGGGCGACCTTTGCTCGGCTCAGAGAGTCTAAGATGCGCTTGAACCGGGAGAAATATGAGGGCTATCGGAAATTCCTGGGGGTTTACCCTGAGAGGAATTGAGGCCAATCCTGAGCAGATCCGAGCTCTATCAGAGATGCCTTCACCCAGCAGTGTGAAGCAGGTTCAGAAACTAGCGGGGCGGATTGCGGCACTCAATAGGTTCATCTCTAGATCCTCCGAGCGATGCCGACCTTTATTCGAGCTGCTCCGTAAAAAGAATGATTTCGAGTGGACCGCCGAGTGTGAAGCCGCATTTTCAGGCACATCGGATCAGGGTCTTCGCCGAATACCCCCTCCTGGAGGTATTGCAGCGGTCTGAAAAGTCGCGGAGAATAGCAAAAAGGGCCGTGCAGTTAGGGGAATTTGACATCGCCTTCGAGCCAAGAACTGCCGGGAAAGGACAAGTAGTAGCGGATTTTCTCGCTCAGTTGACGACCCGACCTGGGATGCCGAGCCAGACGAGAAAGATACCCTCCCATGTGATGGTGATCCCAACCCATGGAGTCCCGAGTCAGGCTGGAGACTCTTCGTCGATGGGTCGGCGAACGTAAATTGGTCCGGAGTAGGAGTCGTATTGGTGACTCCGACAAATGATCGATTGGAGAAGGCAGTGTAGGGTTTAGTGCCTCAAATAATGAGGCTGAGTATGAGGCAGTGCTCAACGGCCTTCGGGCGGCACGGGAATTGAAACTATACGAGATTTTTGTTTTCAGTGATTCACAGCTAAAGGTAAATCAGAATAATGGAGATTTCCAGGCGCGGGATGAACGGATGGCGCGGTACTTGGCCCTGATCCAGGAGGAGTTGGCCCTGACGGAACGGAACTATACTATGAGGAGAACGGCGGGTCTCTACCGACTCTCCCCCGAGCAGAGAATAGGCATGCCGACTCACTCGCTTATATTGCTTCAATGCTGGGGGAATCCGAAGCCCGAACAATCCCGATCGAGTTCCAACCCGAGCCAAGCATAGCAAACCGACCTCATGCCGAGGCATTCCCAGTGACACAGGACCTCGGACCTAGCTGGATGGACCCCTATATTCGCTATCTGAGAGACAGGGAACTGCCAGACGGTAGGAGAGAAGCAGCAAAGATAAGGCAGAAGGCGGGCAAGTACATACAACTAGAAGGAGAACAGTATCGAATGTCCTTCGGAGGACCTCACCTCAACTTCACCCAGACCAAGCCGAGTTGGTTATGGCAGAAATACACGAAGGGGAATGCGGGGATCACTCGGGAGGAAGGCGCATAAAGCTATATCTCAAGGGTACTTTTAGCCATATATGCAGGCAGATGCCAGAAGGTATGTCCGCAAATGTGATAAGTGCCAGCGACACTCGAAGATGATACACTCACCGGCGGAAGAACTCCATCCGATTGCGAGCCCGTGGCCATTTGCTATGTGGGGGATGGACATAGTGGGACCTCTTCCCAAAGCAACAGGAGGTGGTAAAATTCATGTGGGAGCACCTCATATGCCGATTTGGGATCCCGTACGCGGTCATCACTGACAACGGTAAGCAATTCAAAGGAGGGTCTCGGCATTCTGCAAGGAGCATGGGATTTTGCAGCAGGCCTCAACTCCGAGGTACCCGCACCACAGGGGAACGGGCAAGCCGAGGTTTTTATCCCCGATAACTTGAAGAGCAAAGCCCACAGAAAGTTTGTTTATAAATTCCATTTTATAACTAAGAAAGCAGTCTACTCATGTACTCTAGCTTCGCTAATGAGATAAGGTAGTTGGCTTTCTTGCTTGTTAGAGGACAGGTAGTTTACTACTTGCTGTTGTTAGAGAGAAAGGGGATGCTTGTGTATGGATGGAACTAAGAGAAGAGCTTAGGGTGAAGAGGTGGGACTAGACAAAGAAGCCAGCCATTAGCCCTCTGTACTGTAAACTGGAGTATGGAAGTGGAACTCAGTCTAGTCTGCTCTCATCCAGCAAGCTCTCTAACACTAGCTAGCGCTAACCCCTGCCTATCTGTCCTCTTCGCTACCTCTCAACAGTAAACTAGTCGCTTAGCTTTCTAACAAAGCAAGTAGCTAGCGCATCTCTTCCCTCTTCGAACCAACCGTTCACTTCCCCTTCCTTACTATCGTCTTCTCTTCATTTTCTTAGAAGACCTTGTAGAGGTGGGAATAAGAATTTAGATAAGCTATGACTCCAGCATAAAAAACAGCACATTATGGCCATGACCAGCTAAAGATCACTGCCATCTCACGAATTGGATTCGAACCAATCAAGCTACTTGCCCTTTAGTAGATCGTGAGTGGGTCTGTCGTCCTCCTCATTATAGTCCTCCTAAAATCAATAGCATTTCGTCGGAATACATCCTGTCTTTTCACCTTAGTAGTCCTATGCATAGTCAGTACTATAGCCCCAATCATGGCTACTAATAAAATAAGACTAGGAACCAAAAACCAGACGAAATAGTAGGTATAAAGTAAATTGCCCAATGTTTCCAAATTAGTCCAACTTCGTACCTTTCCGGCATAAACCGTATATCTCAGAGAGGTCGTATTTCTTTGGGTTGGTAGTAATGGAATGGTTTCATTATCTAAAATGAAGAACATTTCCCACCAAAAGATCAGTCCAATAATACCACTCACTGGTAAATAGCGCAATACTTCTTCGTGAATCTCCGCTATTTGAATATGGAACATCATAACAACGAAAAGGAATGAAACGGCTATAGCGCCTATATGAACTACTGGGAAGATCATAGCGAAGAAGTCGAGACCTAACAAAATAAGTAAACCTGAAGTGTCGCGAAAGACTGGAATGGGAAACAAAACGGAATGTACCGGATTTTTAGCACGTGCAACCATCAAACCAGAGACCAAAGCTGGGCTCGACAAAACTGAAAGTATCATGGTACGTCGTCCTTCCCTGAAATGGAACTTTCATGCTGGAGCAAGAACTAGCATGAAAGTCGATCTATTACGACCAGCGCGGTTGTTCGTATTTCATTTTCTTCTTCCAAGCCAAGCCCTTCTTAGAAAGCACTCACTGAGTTACTTACGGAATCTATAATAAGGATCACCGGTGGCCCGACCGACGCCGATCCCGAAACAAAGATAGTTCGGCTCTCTTTTTTCGGTCATTCAGATGAAAAATTCCGTGAAGACGACGAG from Cannabis sativa mitochondrion, complete genome includes the following:
- the nad6 gene encoding NADH dehydrogenase subunit 6, with amino-acid sequence MILSVLSSPALVSGLMVARAKNPVHSVLFPIPVFRDTSGLLILLGLDFFAMIFPVVHIGAIAVSFLFVVMMFHIQIAEIHEEVLRYLPVSGIIGLIFWWEMFFILDNETIPLLPTQRNTTSLRYTVYAGKVRSWTNLETLGNLLYTYYFVWFLVPSLILLVAMIGAIVLTMHRTTKVKRQDVFRRNAIDFRRTIMRRTTDPLTIY